A stretch of Besnoitia besnoiti strain Bb-Ger1 chromosome Unknown contig00015, whole genome shotgun sequence DNA encodes these proteins:
- a CDS encoding SCP family extracellular subfamily protein (encoded by transcript BESB_027960), whose product MVGHWTQVVRAEASTVGCWIVTGCQCTAGRSCQKANNGQWSTYMACHYDYGNLGHFPYWPLNPNIQYRMPSTVTQNRRQRCGSCPKGFNQCGTTVGGGEKRDAYLCAGYWNIHESMPPADLLRKSIATRHSATGIPSWYFMVRNCARGNGSCPSNSVCWAYERGKALTAEPPVLVNQCQCKGFSTQYGIYFERDMCGQYSSVQPYYDADAFLTFLEKKKSLDPLPSADALPSADYPQAHTTEGTHLHSVSHPSAARSISTDGAFFQVGTPSEGEAIAQTPPLAETAEEATDLIILPEAQSSPTSIGHALSTHHGVYSMLNQLEDLLSRKTTPLADSVTAFLSVDEITQVKPPSDDLMFEWKNVDDPRSIARKPAHVNADEGSALQVSSNLRGISRHHIKGFSSPAKVTWDKLPSDGPDNIHVAHETLLTGKAISTSHARLAGQDEKFSVSAEEIVQEGPPLPDIVDAKASLGGAVVNVKAVQNEAREKNKTPLPIASEESSSQLHAVSASKGGRRTTQSPQQHLATSTIGFPPRL is encoded by the exons ATGGTGGGCCATTGGACACAGGTAGTAAGAGCAGAAGCATCTACTGTCGGCTGCTGGATAGTCACCGGGTGCCAATGCACAGCGGGAAGATCTTGCCAAAAGGCGAACAACGGGCAGTGGTCCACTTATATGGCATGTCATTACGACTACGGCAACCTCGGGCATTTTCCATACTGGCCTCTCAACCCCAACATTCAGTATCGCATGCCCTCTACGGTAACTCAAA ATCGTCGCCAACGTTGCGGCAGTTGTCCGAAAGGCTTCAACCAGTGTGGAACCACCGTGGGGGGcggggagaagagagacgcgtaCTTATGCGCCGGCTACTGGAACATCCACGAGTCGATGCCGCCTGCTGACCTGCTTCGCAAGTCAATTGCAACTCGACACAGTGCCACCGGGATACCGTCGTGGTATTTCATGGTCCGGAACTGCGCTCGCGG GAACGGATCTTGCCCGTCAAACTCGGTTTGCTGGGCCTACGAACGTGGGAAAGCTTTAACTGCGGAGCCGCCCGTCCTTGTGAACCAGTGCCAATGCAAGGGTTTCAGCACGCAGTATGGAATATATTTCGAGAGGGACATGTGTGGGCAGTACAGTTCTGTCCAACCATATTATGATGCGGACGCATTTTTGACATTCCTTGAGAAAAAGAAGTCTCTCGACCCTCTTCCTTCGGCCGACGCCTTGCCGAGCGCAGACTACCCTCAAGCACACACGACAGAGGGGACGCACCTTCACAGCGTGAGCCATCCCTCAGCCGCCAGATCCATCAGCACTGATGGAGCTTTTTTCCAGGTCGGAACGCCGAGTGAAGGAGAGGCGATTGCTCAAACCCCGCCTTTAGCAGAAACAGCTGAGGAAGCGACCGACCTTATTATTTTGCCGGAGGCGCAGTCGTCGCCCACATCGATAGGCCATGCATTGAGTACACACCATGGGGTGTACTCAATGCTCAACCAACTGGAAGACCTTTTgtcgcggaagacgacgccccTAGCAGACTCAGTCACTGCATTCCTTTCAGTGGATGAGATTACACAAGTAAAACCTCCGTCAGATGATTTGATGTTCGAGTGGAAAAATGTGGACGACCCGCGATCTATTGCTAGAAAGCCCGCGCATGTTAACGCTGATGAAGGCAGCGCACTTCAGGTTTCTTCCAACCTTCGTGGCATCAGCAGACATCATATTAAAGGCTTCTCTTCTCCAGCGAAAGTTACATGGGATAAGCTTCCTTCTGACGGGCCTGACAACATCCACGTTGCTCACGAAACGCTGCTGACTGGAAAGGCTATAAGCACGTcgcacgcgcgtctcgcaggcCAAGACGAAAAGTTTTCTGTGTCAGCAGAAGAAATTGTGCAGGAAGGCCCCCCTCTTCCTGATATTGTGGATGCAAAGGCGTCGCTAGGTGGTGCCGTCGTCAATGTTAAGGCTGTGCAGAATGAGGCCCGTGAGAAGAACAAGACTCCACTTCCCATTGCATCCGAGGAGAGCAGCAGCCAACTACATGCGGTGTCGGCTTCCAAAGGAGGCAGGAGAACGACGCAATCCCCTCAGCAGCATCTTGCGACGTCGACGATAGGatttcctccgcggctgtaA
- a CDS encoding uncharacterized protein (encoded by transcript BESB_027950), with the protein MDDFLNLSGTKMSGQATSDQESLEEDEGPAAPPGGQDIVSPRHTGNSLSLGSEKATEGVDGRDHNEDVDGQVREEGLGQTPMTDGIFPLAERTVHHESSRNGESGAPQVTADLLQQPQTLPSTSPGKKEDCTNKLGLNSSTTLNASQRIPATLPRQGLSGISRSVTPTDHSEDEESEDSDDKYGSVTPRMKHGSTARLSMSDSASPDLSEDESSSDDGSDDEEGADAQQREGNPLGKLASLAIAPASDIQGHQEDTQEREDGSAANALHVERRGSQPPITDTIPPTVEGGNPSRDLGANENLVDEREHEVGDGILQQRTVDDNQSSSPGAAKTLCDDAMEGNGASTDQVSAGLQGDSERVRSPKFTDCRSVPRVESKPLEATEDSQSAAGEVILQSPPSGRESESSRAQSDLFGSVPEKTAESLLTDFEEAVDKGSSSDPDVASSATPSPEEPSPSEATPRIPSFSAGCGSSNQSPSSAQDSPSGRSEAESPASLRDDEGEAGGVFPPGAEAWPSDTLNGRELRDSPSFGADSKWRSSSPPCRTEDIPASRDLSPSPPTEAPSPAPIPERDGMADSFALPSSAGGQDGYERLPMKAKLRMFEEISKQRSAEISRSFSASMGSRRADGVLRASSRRDVSPRRCDPPSETALRERDEQIAKLIGLLKHRTDTLGAVGDQLEKKERTLKTINEENASLTREFLDKLASTVQEQRLPTLPAPSRSTVATSWLAQEAWNEEAKQEAAARLASCSSSLPSRCSSNAAPEASSTLVAEPALAAGQHAPSPQVSRVVSSAPSEPDVIENAEKFSRTTTEQIDQPDESEAPMPSSAVEDEGTRRQSTEDASSIRNEPDEIEQDEQPGLQGESSVICPSLQDKVKWFEDLQNREGVEERQKPAQTTASPAHMGVPSHEHPDAGDTSLRRRDSSISSPTQHPLLAEKDAEIARLLALVKHKEDLIDLAKQGVAEKEEEILARLAQKFSLSRDYMHYLAEHHEKAPEILRTGKSFCRPGSSNNREASETAQEVRTGSLLQRYFEVGGALNMVRVHFQGVCSQSRPGAREGSRDESRGKFGISARNGLGQSDPINRKNVADSQRGSYGTRIEHKNKPHLQKLSSKVVAPLRNLATLEEWLSEEFSAQEKPCSDAATMEMQAAVSSEGNPHSSAWAGKETKNPYPSLYPEASKRPGFTTRSGTDGCLTGDRTMRCDDFLIHRQRSLNAKDFEADDLRAEEEAALEALRQYAQRQLPATDAHEAIPDSNDDCSANVGVAGTPEGQPRGHRAAGRWHNTVLQTSFGDTAAVNASPGRSERSRSGIQQSAFEGGKSDDSEEKSRRPTDYLSSTSTRLRASARPSEGTRGDTSSGQSRETPMFSHLLLCCAGAEKQVQYPGEEQPSLGESTVAFPGLASFWREALAYAGNEESEDLAQNLLEQVHRVPGAAHAYETGNIHSLSQGATGTAHAKPQHQSVSMYSTLSVSSHSEGKKLKAELFFKTLLDKTKARVERYMKEAELRGLFTPAELNRALRTYDDVKQMAMEVRDTRKENQILRQAMLDSSHKMETIVDGLQEMNHTERLLPSSRSAGTSALRVRVPGSQRGLSDPAFDANRQEDDVFLSPGITGLPSNQQTRKSADERSASKGGGSGSRDDGSMEPGSPVNISITTSDTPQDIRVASDSAAQPNHFNATRLHQATRLIQIQEKRIAALQEQLYELTKRCMYLEELDDTMWGLIEERMENDARTTEKIKETYERSCAELRARLGQ; encoded by the exons ATGGATGATTTCCTCAACCTCTCAGGAACAAAAATGTCAGGACAGGCTACGAGCGATCAAGAGAGCTtggaagaggacgaggggcccgctgcgccgccgggtGGGCAAGACATTGTCAGCCCTCGGCATACAGGCAACTCTCTTTCACTGGGGTCAGAGAAAGCTACAGAAGGCGTGGACGGGCGGGACCACAATGAGGATGTTGATGGGCAAGTGAGAGAAGAGGGCCTGGGGCAAACCCCGATGACTGATGGCATTTTTCCTCTAGCCGAGAGGACAGTGCATCACGAGTCTTCGAGGAATGGTGAGTCGGGTGCTCCCCAAGTGACCGCGGACCTTCTGCAGCAACCACAGACTCTCCCCAGCACATCGCCGGGAAAAAAGGAAGATTGCACCAATAAATTAGGCTTGAATAGCAGTACAACGTTGAATGCGTCACAGCGGATACCAGCTACGCTCCCACGTCAGGGATTAAGCGGTATTTCAAGAAGTGTTACGCCGACAGATCACAGTGAAGACGAGGAGTCggaagacagcgacgacaAGTATGGAAGCGTTACTCCGCGAATGAAACATGGTAGCACCGCCCGCCTGTCAATGTCGGACAGTGCCTCTCCTGATCTCAGTGAGGACGAATCGAGCAGTGACGATGGCtcggacgacgaagaaggcgctgatgctcagcagagagaagggaacCCTTTGGGGAAATTAGCATCACTGGCTATAGCTCCGGCGTCAGACATACAGGGACATCAGGAAGATACTCAAGAAAGGGAAGACGGATCGGCGGCCAATGCGTTACATGTAGAGCGCCGAGGGTCGCAGCCGCCGATAACGGATACCATCCCGCCAACCGTGGAAGGGGGAAATCCAAGCAGAGACCTTGGAGCGAATGAAAACCTTGTTGACGAGAGGGAGCATGAAGTTGGAGATGGCATACTTCAGCAGCGCACCGTGGACGATAATCAGAGCAGCTCGCCAGGGGCGGCGAAGACTCTGTGTGACGACGCCATGGAGGGCAATGGTGCTTCAACTGACCAAGTGAGCGCGGGCCTGCAAGGCGATTCAGAAAGAGTCCGCAGCCCCAAGTTCACGGACTGCAGATCCGTACCACGGGTAGAAAGCAAACCTCTGGAGGCAACGGAGGACTCGCagtccgccgcgggcgaagtGATACTGCAATCTCCCCCAAGcggaagagaaagcgaaagcaGCAGGGCGCAGTCTGATTTGTTTGGAAGTGTCCCGGAGAAAACCGCCGAATCGTTGCTGACTGATTTTGAGGAAGCCGTTGATAAGGGGAGCTCTTCAGATCCAGACGTAGCATCGAGCGCGACTCCTTCGCCTGAGGAACCCAGTCCGTCCGAGGCAACCCCCCGAATCCCGTCGTTCTCCGCCGGGTGCGGTTCCAGCAATCAGAGTCCCTCCTCAGCGCAGGACAGTCCTTCAGGTCGATCCGAAGCCGAGTCGCCAGCAAGTttgcgcgacgacgagggggaggcaggcggagTATTTCCaccaggcgcagaggcgtggCCGTCGGACACACTGAACGGCAGAGAGTTGAGGGACAGCCCAAGCTTCGGCGCTGACTCGAAGTGGCGATCGTCCAGTCCGCCTTGTCGAACAGAAGACATCCCCGCGAGCAGAGACTTGTCGCCAAGCCCGCCCACGGAGGCGCCCTCACCAGCGCCTATaccagagagagacggcatGGCTGATAGCTTCGCCCTGCCGTCGTCCGCTGGTGGCCAGGACGGCTACGAACGCCTACCTATGAAAGCGAAGCTCCGAATGTTCGAGGAAATATCCAA GCAAAGGAGCGCAGAAATCAGCAGATCATTCTCCGCTTCGATGGGGTCTCGGCGGGCCGACGGTGTCCTGCGCGCTTCCAGTCGAAGGGACGTGAGCCCGCGGAGATGCGATCCTCCATCTGAGACAGCACTCCGCGAAAGAGATGAGCAA ATTGCGAAACTCATCGGTCTGCTGAAACACAGAACCGACACACTGGGTGCCGTCGGCGACCAACTCGAAAAAAAGGAGAGAACGCTGAAAACGATTAACGAAGAAAACGCGTCCCTCACTCGAGAGTTCTTGGACAAATTGGCATCAACTGTCCaggagcagcgcctgcctACGCTTCCGGCGCCTTCGAGGTCCACTGTTGCAACATCGTGGCTCGCTCAGGAGGCTTGGAATGAAGAGGCAAAACAAGAAGCGGCTGCACGGCTTGCCAGCTGCTCGTCCAGCCTACCAAGTCGGTGTTCTTCAAACGCAGCACCAGAGGCCTCGTCCACTCTTGTGGCTGAGCCAGCCTTGGCAGCTGGCCAACATGCCCCTTCTCCTCAGGTTTCCCGTGTGGTTAGCAGCGCTCCCAGTGAGCCGGATGTTATTGAAAACGCTGAGAAGTTTTCGCGGACCACAACAGAGCAAATCGATCAACCCGACGAGTCCGAAGCTCCGATGCCTTCTAGTGCCGTTGAGGACGAGGGCACCAGGCGGCAGTCAACAGAAGACGCATCCAGTATCAGAAATGAACCAGACGAAATAG AGCAGGACGAGCAGCCTGGACTCCAGGGTGAAAGCTCAGTGATATGCCCTTCGCTCCAGGATAAAGTGAAGTGGTTTGAAGACCTCCAGAACAG GGAAGGAGTCGAAGAACGACAGAAgcctgcgcagacgacggcgagcccTGCGCACATGGGCGTCCCGTCTCACGAGCACCCTGATGCTGGAGACACGAGCCTTCGAAGAAGGGATAGTTCTATATCGAGCCCCACCCAGCATCCACTTCTTGCAGAGAAAGATGCGGAA ATCGCCAGGCTGCTGGCTTTGGTCAAACACAAAGAAGATCTAATTGATTTGGCTAAGCAGGGAGTTgccgagaaggaggaggagatcCTGGCGAGGCTGGCACAGAAGTTTTCCCTGTCGAGGGACTACATGCATTATCTGGCAGAGCATCACGAAAAGGCTCCTGAAATTCTGCGCACGGGAAAGTCGTTTTGTCGACCCGGCTCCTCGAACAATAGGGAGGCATCTGAGACGGCGCAGGAGGTAAGAACCGGGTCTCTGCTTCAAAGGTACTTTGAGGTAGGAGGCGCTCTGAATATGGTCAGGGTTCACTTCCAGGGTGT ATGCTCGCAGAGCCGGCCCGGGGCCAGAGAAGGCAGTCGCGACGAATCTCGGGGGAAATTCGGCATATCTGCAAGAAACGGCTTGGGGCAGTCCGATCCCATAAATCGCAAAAACGTGGCAGATTCTCAGCGCGGGTCTTACGGCACTCGTATCGAGCATAAAAATAAGCCGCATTTGCAAAAGCTTTCCAGTAAAGTTGTTGCTCCACTGAGGAACCTGGCGACTCTCGAGGAGTGGCTGTCAGAAGAATTTTCTGCGCAAGAAAAGCCGTGCTCAGATGCAGCTACCATGGAAATGCAAGCTGCAGTCAGTTCGGAAGGCAATCCCCATAGTTCAGCATGGGCGGGCAAAGAAACAAAGAACCCATATCCGTCTCTATACCCAGAAGCGAGCAAGAGGCCTGGATTTACCACGCGGAGCGGTACAGACGGATGTCTCACAGGAGACCGAACGATGAGGTGTGATGACTTCCTTATTCACCGGCAGAGAAGTCTGAATGCCAAAGATTTCGAAGCCGATGACCTCCGcgccgaggaagaggcggcgcttGAAGCTCTCAGGCAGTATGCACAGCGACAACTCCCGGCTACAGACGCGCACGAGGCTATCCCTGACAGCAATGACGATTGCTCCGCTAACGTGGGAGTGGCAGGCACACCTGAGGGGCAGCCTCGTGGGCATCGCGCGGCAGGAAGATGGCACAACACTGTGCTCCAGACAAGCTTCGGTGATACGGCTGCCGTCAATGCCTCTCCGGGTCGGTCGGAGAGATCCAGAAGCGGCATTCAACAGTCTGCCTTCGAGGGAGGCAAATCCGACGACTCGGAGGAGAAAAGTCGCCGCCCCACTGATTATTTAAGCTCCACCAGTACGAGGCTTCGCGCAAGCGCACGGCCGAGCGAAGGAACTAGAGGGGATACAtcgagcg GACAGAGTCGTGAAACACCCATGTTTAGCCACCTTTTGTTGTGTTGTGCAGGAGCAGAGAAGCAGGTTCAGTACCCTGGAGAGGAACAACCTTCGCTGGGGGAGTCCACGGTTGCTTTCCCGGGTCTGGCGAGTTTCTGGCGAGAGGCTCTCGCCTATGCTGGCAACGAGGAGAGTGAAGACCTGGCACAAAACCTCCTCGAACAAGTCCACCGGGTGCCTGGTGCGGCTCATGCTTATGAGACCGGAAATATTCACAGTCTAAGCCAAGGAGCCACTGGTACGGCGCATGCCAAACCACAACACCAGAGTGTGTCAATGTATAGTACGCTTTCCGTTTCCAGTCACTCCGAGGGGAAAAAGCTGAAGGCAGAATTATTTTTCAAGACGTTACTGGATAAAACCAAGGCTCGCGTGGAGAGATACATGAAAGAAGCAGAACTACGCGGACTTTTTACCCCAGCTGAACTGAATAGAGCTCTTCGCACGTACGATGATGTGAAGCAG ATGGCAATGGAAGTCCGCGACACAAGGAAGGAAAATCAAATATTGAGGCA AGCAATGTTGGATAGCAGTCACAAGATGGAGACGATTGTTGATGGCCTACAAGAAATGAACCACACCGAAA GGCTATTGCCATCATCGAGATCAGCGGGGACCAGTGCTCTTCGAGTGCGAGTACCTGGCTCTCAGCGTGGCCTTTCTGACCCTGCTTTTGACGCCAATCGCCAAGAAGATGACGTGTTTCTCAGCCCAGGAATCACGGGTCTTCCTTCTAATCAG CAGACGAGGAAATCGGCGGACGAGCGATCCGCGTCTAAAGGAGGTGGCAGCGGAAGCCGAGACGACGGGAGCATGGAACCCGGCTCTCCAGTGAACATTTCCATCACAACCTCCGATACTCCACAGGATATTCGAGTTGCTTCAGACAGTGCTGCGCAACCCAATCATTTTAACGCGACCCGTCTGCACCAAGCCACTCGCCTTATTCAGATACAGGAAAAAAGAATTGCGGCGTTGCAGGAGCAACTCTATGAGCTCACGAAGAGGTGTATGTATCTCGAAGAATTGGACGATACG ATGTGGGGATTGATTGAAGAGAGGATGGAAAACGACGCAAGGACAACAGAGAAGATCAAG GAAACGTATGAGCGATCGTGCGCAGAATTGCGAGCGCGCCTGGGTCAATAA